The segment ttattgaGAACATACAAAGGGTACGAAAGTAATcataattttagataattatcaaattcgttttaaattacatatgcGATAATGCGAATAAatttgcgggcgtctgctatatTACATATTCATTGAATCGTTGATGCATTAGAAGATGTTTAAACTAATCACTTAAACGAATTGACATGTCCGCTAAAATGAACACAGCTAATTGGCACACAGTGTGTATGCGTTATTGTTTGCGTTGCGATATTTCTTATTGATTCGTAATCTAGGGCATCGAATaaacagtttaaatatagaaaaaaatatatcgcgTCGGACGATATCCGACGGCAACATCCGTGATAAACAAATCGTTTACATTTAGTCTGCGTCTTAATTGCGGAAGAAATAGTGGGGCAAAATTAACGTAGAATACCAACTTTCACAATAGATTAGGAATTTAAAGTATCTGTTTAAGCAACTAAGTGGGCACGTAGTTACTTAACGTGCATGTGTGTTGTTCAAATCGGTGATATAAaagtattatagtattataaaacaaactcGGCTTTGTTACAACatttataactccagaacggctaaacggatttgaatgaaatttggcatagaCATTCAAGTGTGtcatacatattacataatacatattatattatatgtattacaaAGAGCTAAGATTTaatctttatttgtttgttacaatttaacttgaaaattactcgaccgatttcaaaaaatatttagtagtagtagtagtaagctACACAGAGTAAaataggttatattatattatatccccgtattcccacaggaacgggggTATACAGTGTttgtacgcgggtgaaaccgcagagcGTAGGCATTTTTTCTAGATGTTTATAGATGCAATTATCCCCGTCTCCCCATTCGAATACGAATTCCTCCCCAATACGAATGTTTTGAGAAAGGTAAATTGTAACGCGCACGTCGCCGATTCGCGAACCAGGGCCTTAGCCAAGTGGTAGGTacgtcggttctctttctacaaacgcttcgaaaattaaaaaaatgtatccgATCGATGATATAGTCCCGTGGTTTgacgataacaaatgtcattctcatgcattttttaatcttagaagcgtttgcgattgtagaaagaggatcgacgtgccacatggccaCAGGCCCAGGTAGGTAGAGACCTCACGCCTCAAGTTTGGGAAAGTTACGATTATGTACGGCCATTCATAAACTGTTGAATGGGCACAATCCGCCCGCGCGCGCGCAGCTCCGACCCGTCACCGAATCTGTTCTTAATCGTTCACTTTACattcaaattcgtttataaCAAACTTAAGGACCGATTAGTATAATACATATGAATAGATATGCCACTAAATTGgttattaacaattattaacTAAGTGTTCTCTTTTTTAACAATTGCCACAACGTTTTCATATTCCCCTTCATCGTAATTACTATGAATCATGACAACAACGACATAACTAGTCAGTATTTTGGGAGCGTGCTACGGTATAAGAGCTTCTACAGCTTAATGGGAAATGGTGCCGGCAGAAGATGAGTCGGTCGCAGAAAGAGGACCTGGATACTCGCTATCCAGGTCCACTCTCAGATGTTCCTCAACCAAGTGAGTGCGTGCTTCAAAAATAAAGAAGGGTTTACGAAGCAGCCAACCTTCGCTAGCCGAAGAGGCATTCAAAGAAAAAAGCGAAGCCAAGCAGAGCggattttttttgagaaatatgCTTGAGATCAGGCAAACTTTCGAATTAACTGTTGTATCATGAAAGTTTCTTATCAGGGTACGATACTCTTGACTCTATAAGAAGAATGTACAGCCTATAACCGTCACACCAAAGTTCGTTAAGATAGCGGGCGTTACGAAATCTCATCGCCTGAATAATCAATTTGTTACAAAACAATGTTTATTTTCCGATTTTCAATGCTAAATACGCGCGAAAAACGCTCGTCGTATGTTGTCTATTTCGCGCGCGATCGGCTCGTGGCGGGTGAGCGAGACAGCAAGCTCTCGGTCATTAAGACCCATAATAGGAATGCATCGGTATTACAAAACTACGGTTACCTACCTACTGTGGTTATGGATGCGCGCTTGTTTTCACGCATAAATGTTGCACTGCCAAACGTTTTGTATTAGAAAATGATAACTATGTCAATTATTTAGCCTTGGCAGGTTTGTAGGGAGGATTCATATGCATTACTGATATTGTAAGTGGTGGGATTGCAACTATTTAAACAAAGGCGtatcgaaaaaaaataagtttttaactttttagagAAGCCACACGTAAACTGTTCCGATTCAAGGTTTGACAAGGTTTTCAGTTTTCACTTTTTAGCAGCGTTATGTTTACAAACTGCTTGAATACGAAGCAGAATAAAAAGTATCGAGTAAATATGGaggtaaaatttagttttttagtcAAAGTTTACTGCTCAGTTTATtaagtaaacatttttctttgtactaataaataaagatcaacaaattattaaaaaaaaactacctatTTAAATCGATTTGTAATGCTATTGAAAGTAGGTCTTCAGGTCGCTAATAGTCATTAGTGGTGTTAATCAATATTAACATATTTGACAAGTTAtttaagacattatttttcaaaaataaacctCCAATTTATTATGGGTGACGATTGTTGTTATTTGCcggatttaaatataaaataacaacaaaagaCATTGTTGAATTTAGTTTGAAAAAGAAATCAAGTTATGTGCGATCTAAAGTGTATTGAACCCGGCGCAATGTCAGCCTAGTAGGTCGCTGCGTCACCGCCGTCCCACGATCGGGCGACGTAAACGAAAGCATTCCTCGCAACAAAAGAAGCCGTGTCCGCAAACGTCGCATAAATAATTAGACAATAAGCAGGCAGGGCAAGAAATCGGTAATTTGTATCGCCGAGCCGAGATAGGCGGAGCGACGGCGAGCGACAGCGGCCGAGGGAGACGGGTGCGGGCGCGAGATGTGGCGACGCAACGCGGCAGCCGTCAGGTGGAAATGGCGCCGGGCTGCTCTCCGCGCGAGGACGACCGACCGCCTCCACCCTCCCCACGCCCCGACCCTCGACCCCCCGTCTCTACACCCGCCGCTAATCCTCGACCGAACACAATCTGATAAAATTCGCGCCAGCTACGAAATACGAATGTTACGCAAAGCGATTCGGCACTACGACACGCCGATAATGAATGGCCGGCCGTTAATACATAAACATTGTCACACATTGTCGCAGGCGGTGTCGACTGCTGGGGCGAGCGTAGAAGAATGCAAGTAATAAGAAAGTTATTTCCTCGACCTGGCGAAACTAGTCTCGCGAACGCATTACGGTGCGCGTTACGGCCAGGTGAATTCAAAATGACCTCTATGGGCCTGTGGCTTCTTGTGGCCTCGCTCGTCGAATGCGATGACACTTTGCGGGTTAGCAACACGACGTGACTCCGATGCTGGGAGCACGATGCCAGGATGACTAACGGTGGAGCGTCATGTACCGACTGAGCATGGATTCttccatacaaaatatttaacgcAATTGATCGATTCCATTGCTGTATTATCATAGAGGTGATTTTTGTTTAACAGCATCGAGTAACGATAATTGGACCGTTGGATTGTAGATTTATTGTTGACTTACAGTAAAATGATAGATACGGTCGCGTTAACCAAAAGCACACAACATAATTACCacggtaatgataatgatttcgAAAGAAAAGAACCTACGAGTTCTTTCATCAATGTAAAAGTGACTTACCAAGGCGAAGAAGTTTGTGTGGCAATCCTCGAGACTTGCACCGTTTGTTTGGTGATTTTGATGCGTCATGGTAGTCCGGGGcacttcattttcatttcacaaCACTTAAAACTGATTCAATCTTAAAGAAACCACTCAAAATCTTAAAATCATCACCGACATTTAGTGAAGTTTTCACCTTTCAATGGCGACTGGAAAATGGCGGATAGGAAACAACAACCCAAGCCGATACTAGCGCAGTTGGCGGCCACAAGAAGAACTACTTTCGTCCAAAAATTTTTTAACGTTTCATTTTACGCATTGAATGTGGTTCTTTAAGAAATATAGTTATTAAACTCATTTTAGACTTATATGCTTAGAATTATGTGtaagttatatataaatattgaaattgaagttatataatatattaattctCAAAATGATAAAAGTTTCAAAGCAAAAATCTAATAATGCAAATCTTGATTACATGTTATAGTGCTTAAAATGAAACGACGTTATTgtgatttattatgaaataatacgtcaaaaattttgagaaaaatacGCACTGAAtagtgaattaattaaaatataaaattatttattacaccaTTACTACATTAGCAAAAGGAAGTTTAAGTAATTAATCAAGAATGTTGAGGAATTTATTACGTACTGTGACATGTAAAAATTTTCAGGTTATAATTGATATAATTTGCATGattattttatgtacatttttaacagggtaaaattatattattactaaattttCAGATTACATCTGTTAGAAATAAGCAAGCAAAGTTTCCCAAAACTGATAAGAAACTACAAGCAGCCGCCGAATCTGTTGCAGCGAGAGggtaaataaatagaaactctaatgtttaatttgtaggaAAATCTGAAtactttacttaaataaataataatatgaatcaATCTATAAGCTAATATAAGGGGAAGAGATAAGGGAGATATTATTACAAAAGATCCAAAAACATTGAAGTGCATCTGGTATAGCAGGTCCACCAAAATAGTTTACAGTAGCTCACTGCTCATTATAAAAGATTtgtattcaaattcatttttagATAAATAATGATAGATTTCATTATTGAAAAATCAAGCCCTTTGGTTTCTATTGCACTGGTAGATTTTTCTATTCcagataaaataagaaatagaaAGCTCAAAGAACGACATAGTCAGTAGTTCctcctaaataatataatcaatgttttatacatttcattcaaatgtattttcatttcagaaCTATATTACAAATCTAGGTACTGGGAAATagagaaattatttatattttcagatTTCTCCGACCAAATAAACCATGGGATCCACCTGCAGACATTGATAAGACAATAGTTAAGATTTGTTCAGACAGTGGACTCAAAACTGACAGTGAGCTAGATGAACTTGATGTGAAATACACTGTTTTGAAGGCATGTTATGATGCAACAGGGCATAGTGTGCCTAACTCCTTGCTGCATACAATTGAGACTGTTGGTATGTGAGGTTCTTGTCATCATTTTCAGCATATAATAGCCCACTACAGGGCCTGGCCTTTCTCTTTGAATATAGAAGTCATGAGCTTGGCCAGGATTCTACGCCCATCAATAGGGGCAGCTTTACTGAAATTGAGTATCTATTGTTACATATTAGCactattgaaatatttataataatcctACATACAGAATCATCAGTGGGTGAGTCCAACTCTCCAATTGGAGGATTTACACAGTGATGTAAATCCACCAATTTCAGaaactctgggctgagaatttcaTGAATGAGAGAAAAACTCTATATTTTATAGTGTGAAACATGATCCAGGAACTTGCAATCCGAAGACTTGATTGAAAATATCATGTAGGTTTGAAGTGTTAAATGTGGTAGTGGATAAGGTACATCTTCTAAATCATTTACAATGCACATTACTTAAAGGACTCTTGTCTTCTTCAAGACAAAAGAACTTCTTGTTTCTTGTCttgaaatatacttaattatgaGGATAACCATTGCCTTTAAGAGAGCAACTGGTGATTGTGAACTATTtgataaatacttaaaaatacatttatttacattttcagaTGACCTAAGGCGATTTTATGAAACCCCAGTTGATATAAGCACTCCTTTTGATAGTTTGAAGAAAATGGATCTGCCAAAGAATTTACATATCCAAGAGGATTATGTTCGCTTTCATCCTGGTAAatctaattattgtttattgaaaattttattagcATTGCCTAAGAATCAAAGACTCATTCTGGGCTTTAAAAGAGATGTTACCTAAACTTGAGTGTCCTGTGATCACTGAAATGAGGCATACAGTTGCTAATATATCtgagatttcttaaaaaatacttGAGTTCATAAGAATGTGTATTAGCTTTGTAGCTAGTAAAACCGAAGACATGACAGCTCCCAAGTTTACAAAGACATATTCCAGCAAACTTAAAGTAGCTGTATAGTACTGTGTGTTGTAAAGTCAGAAGCTTGGTATATAAGCCAAGCTTCTACTCCATTTTAGGTTTCATGAATATGCAGTCAAAAGggattttaaagttaaattaataagtcatcAGTCAAATACAGTTGTAAATAGCTATCTACTGATTTAGcttgttaatgttaaaatttttaagcCCATGCTGCGGCCGTGCCCCCTACTTCTACCTCTTGCTATTTTTATTGGTGGTTGATGTTAATGATTTATGTGGAATACAACAATTTGGAcaatttacaaaactaaaaagatttACTTACTAAATTTCAACTACATACACAGAAATATTATaaccaaaaaataacaaacaattatTTTGGGTTATAATATTTCTGTGTATGTAGTTGAAAGTTAGTTTGAAGGACTATGCTGATttaggtttgttttttttgaaaatgccAATCTATAAAACTACAAGTACCTGTAAtcttatttgatatttttttgcacctgcctgatttttattattattgaacaaTGAAGAAGTTCTTTTGgctaattaaaacaattacagCTTAACTTAATTACATTAACAATGATGTTATTTGTTGCAGACAAAGATACCCTGTTCAATGGAAAATCTGTGTTCCCAAAAAGCTCAACAATTGTGTCTGGTCTGAAGACAAGGAAAAAGTATGAAGGCTACAGTGCCAAGAGATCATGGCcttgattttgtttaaattctttatgttattagctgttagatattataattaaatacataatggaACAATACGAACAGTAGTTTTAATAATCGTAGAAGATCTCTCAAATAGATACTTTGCTGTATGGTTGGCTCTCTTTCACTTTACCAAATAATATCTTGTTGTAAAATACTtggatttttatattaattttatgatgtTCAGCAACAAAGCTGTCTTAAGTAATTTAAGCTAAAAGTTGTCTTTACATACACTGAACTAATTTCAATGCATTATATTTATTCTATTCAGAATGGTAAAGCTTTGTAATTGCTTCAGAAGTTTAGAGTACTTTTATAGTGGTAATATTGGGTGAATCTTATCTTAATTCTACTTAAGGCAGGagctaacaaacaaattagagaTTAAATAGGTTGGTTGTGAATAGACTTTTAAGATTGTCTATAGGCAAACAGCACAGGGTGTCAGCTACACTGACATGCCaactatttattgtataaaatattgttggatATGACCACATATTTATTTCCCAAGTTCattaaaactgaattttataAGGCCTATATAAGGTCCTCTATTGGGCCAGGGTTCTTCCCTTATAGGACAGGCAATAATTGTGGAACTTAGACCTGCCATGCTGATCCAATGTGTGTTAGTGGGCCTAGGATGATTATGTACTAGTCTTTTCCCACATCAAATGTTTCTTCTTACCCTCACCcgtctgtttaatggatgaaaaatattttatatcaaaattagtatcttaaaaaatacatcgtgagtagcttgcctcaaaaactcctggccaaactatcattagcGGTAGTTAATAGTGGTTACTAAAATAATCATTTGGATGGGAGACTTTAGGCTTTTTAATATAGATACCtaaatttgatttgaaaaacttttcatccattaaacagatgggtgaaggtcgtttctaattaaAATCTTCTACTATAGTTGGTCTATGGGTCTACCTTCCATAGATTCATAGTTTACCTAGTTAGTTAGTTTACATAGTTTACCTGTTAGATAAACTATGAATTGGAGGGTCCTGTCCCTGTCGTGACAGTCTTCTTATAATGGCATCTTAGAGGAgaggaattaaaaaataaattaaattgttaattagcTTCTTTATTATTCTAGACTAACTTTTTTAACCATTAGCAATATATTTATAGACATATAGTATGTATACTCATCACACATGTATACTTTTGCagattttgttattgttaattacttCTAGACACAATGAATGAGTGAAAACAGTGGTGAAATTTAAGTTGCATGTTAATGTAGTTTGTAACAttatatatcaaaattagtatcttaaaaaatatattgcgagtaggttgcctcaaaaactcctgaccaaactatcattaacgGTTAAGTTAGTAATGGTTACTAAACTAATTATTTGGCTATTATGTGATTTTAGGCAACCTGCTCGCAATGTACTTTTTAACGTAGATACCAACTAATTTAAAACActtgaaaagtgttttaaatcAGTTGGTATTTGGGCATTAACCAAGGTCTATATTGGATCTACGGGACTACCCTGCGTAGATTGATAGATtaacataggcgtatatagcgggtgggccgtgtgggccgggcccacccaagaatcgtccagtgcccaccctcggatactgggctaccgatttgaaattctatgatggacgcggaaacactaataattttacacaaaatataatttaaaatataa is part of the Bicyclus anynana chromosome 5, ilBicAnyn1.1, whole genome shotgun sequence genome and harbors:
- the LOC112051397 gene encoding 39S ribosomal protein L50, mitochondrial, which codes for MLRNLLRTVTCKNFQITSVRNKQAKFPKTDKKLQAAAESVAARGFLRPNKPWDPPADIDKTIVKICSDSGLKTDSELDELDVKYTVLKACYDATGHSVPNSLLHTIETVDDLRRFYETPVDISTPFDSLKKMDLPKNLHIQEDYVRFHPDKDTLFNGKSVFPKSSTIVSGLKTRKKYEGYSAKRSWP